The nucleotide window TACAATTGTCCATGAAGaggtttcatattttgaaaatgtaGCATTATAGCTTCATTttcaatacaaacaaaaatatctcTCAATATAAACAATCAAGCTATCACTCAACCATTGATCTCCCATTTTGTTCTGAAGTGGACCCTTAATAATATTCATGATTGAAAATGCCCTCTCCACTGAAGCAGTTGCAACTGGTAAAACTAAAGACAATGTAATAAGCAAATGCACATAATTGAATACTTGACGCATCCTTGTCTCCACCATTTTTTCTTGCAAGATCACCAATCCCTTCCAGTTGAGAGAAATCACAACTCGAACGCACATAATGAATATAAATCTCAAGTAGATCTTCAAGTGCTAAACGATCCTCATCCGAAAAGTCTTGAGGATAAAATTGAGCAAGACAAAGTAGCTTTAGTTTATCAAAAGCTATAAATGAATCTTTCGGACTCAAACATGCCAAACAAATAAGCAACTTAGTATTTACCTCATTAAAGCGATCATCTAACTCCATAATTTGCTCATCAATGACATAAATAAAGAGCTCCACAAGATAATGATGACGATTTATCTTTATTCGAGTATTATGCCTTGACCTCCTTGGAAGTATAAATGCCTCTTGCATGTTAGGAACATCAATATGATGTTTCTCACAAAAAGAAGATACTTCATTAACCAATGCATTGAACTCATTATTCCTCATCCAATGTAGTTTTTCCTTGCATGATTTCATTAAAGCCATTGCATTCACAATTTCTTGATCTTTCCTTTGCAATGCTTGTGACACACTATTTGTGAGTCCCAATATGACTTTCATCAAGAAAAGgtgaaacacaaactcaaaagtaCGTATTTCTCTCATTAACTTATTTGCTTCACCCGCACTATTATTGGGATTATCATCAATAACCATTTAAAGCACATGAACCATGGATGAAAACATAGAAGTGATGCTAATCAAGGTACCATAGTGTGAGTTCCATTGTGTGTCACCGTCACGTTTGAGACTTGTTTCTTGATTTAAGCCTCGCCTCGTTATAAGACAATCATTTTCAAAAGCTACCACAAGCTTTGCTTGGAGTTGCCCTCTAAGTAAATCACGTTGCTTACCAGATGCTCCAACATAATTAACCATACTATTAGCCGTTGCAAAAAAAGAGGCAAtgtctatatttttctttgtcacGGCAACAAGAGCTAGTTGAAGTTGATGAGCAAAGCAATGAACATAATATGCACAAggttgttctcttaatatctttgttttaaggCCATTCAACTCACCTTTCATATTGCTAGCATCATCATAACCTTGTCCTCGTAGCTTGGAAAGGCTCATACCGTTGCAAGAAAATAATATGTTAATAGCATCCTTTAGTGAACTTGAAATAGTGTCGGTAACATCTTGGATACCCATAAATCCTTCAATTACATATGCCCTTTGTCATCCACATAATTCAACACCATAGCCATTTGCTCTTTCACTAACACATCACGTGCTTCATCCACCAATATTGAAAAGAATCTATCTTTTAGACCATCCATGATAGCATCAAGTGTTTCAATGGCACATGAATTCACAAGATCTTTTTGAATGCAAGGAGCTACTAATTTGAGATTCCCCGGAGCATTTTCCATTACAACTTCTCTAACTTTATCATCACTATCTGTAAGGAATTGCAATAGCTCTAAGTAATTTTCCCTATTGCTTGAAGTGACACTTTCATCATGGCCACGAAAATCAAGACCTTGTCGCAATAAAAATTTAGTGCACTTGATTGATGCAATCAAGCATGTGTGATAAGCCTTACGAGCTTGGTCGGAGTGTTTGCTCACTGCCGTTTCCAAATGTGTATTTTGATTCATCAAATTTGTAGTAGCTTCTCTAGCTTTATTATGAACACTCCTAAACGGTCCAACATGCATCTTAAAtctttctctccctttctttcaatttttaaatccATCTCTAGTGAAAGCTTCACTAACCACTTGTTCAAAATTGGTTTTAAAGAGATAGCAATAAAGACAAAATGCCATATCTTTAGATATACTATACTCCAACCAATCAAACTTATCAAACCATTAAGGAATGAAGCGTCGATTAATTCCTAACATATTAGTTTGTGGGAAACTTTGACCTCTTAGGTTGACAAGGTCCTTTTTGTAAATATGATCTTCAGACCTCATCTCACATATTAGCATCTTAATCTATCATTCGAATTCTTAATCCAGGGTACACTTGAAGATTACCCAAAACACTATCTAACTAACTTCGAATTCTTATTTGAAATATCAACATTATCCGAACTACTTGAGCCCGATGATGactttctcttaaaaaatCGTTCCATAATAAttctacatatataaaataatcaaaataaatgctcacaatataaacaaatcatcaatataatcaaaataaatatgaattggatttcaattaaattaaatatattctacatatacaaaataataaaaattaaaaaatccacaatataatcaaaataaatatgaattgcgtttcaattaaataaaatatatcatACATTGAATTGTAAAATTTCACAATAACAATGAGTAAAAACAATGCGAGTAGCTGGCGACACCACCACACGGTGACGACGACGACGGCAATAGCAGCACCACAACGGCTGCAGCAAGGGAGGAGATGGAGTTGAGGGtttgggggagggggggggggggggcggGCGCCGGGGGAGGAGATTGAGTTGGGTTGGAGGAgaacacaaaaaaatttgggggTCTTAGAATGAAGGTAACGGTGCTGTTAGAGAGGAAGGATACGTTGGgcattttcatatatatatatttttggaaaatagCTTAAAATGCCAcccttttcataattttaactgaaaataccatcccttcccaatttttttacaactacTACATATAAATACGTCTTTATTATGGACTGATTGTACCCATATCAGTTTTTCAGAAATTGGCTTCTCTCTTAACTCTCTTGGCTCTATCTCTTCAGCCCGTATCTCTTCCTCGtgtacctctctctcttcgatgCAATCGTCTTTCTCCCTCAGCGGTGGCTATTCATCCAAGCTTAACTCCACCATTGACATCCACGAGGTACTGTTCATATAccttttctttgaaatttggggtttttgtgaatttggtttATGGTGTATGGATTTGtaagaaattggtttagggttttagtgTTTAGGGGTTGCTcaaaaattgggttttgggtttatgggtttctatgaaCTGGACAATAACTCACACCCACTCTCACTCGCTCACAGGCACTATTCACATAAATTAAACTCTTCATTTTGTCACAGAACATTTGGGCTTCGTTCACCTTTGTTTGGGTAAGTCCCAACTATCTATATTGTTTGATGCGAGTTTAAGCTCTGGGCTCTGTGATTTCTACAAGACTTAATTCCACAATATTCTGATTTTACTTGTTCAAATCAAAGCAAAGGAAGGGACGTTGTTTATGGATGGGTAATTGTCAAAAACGACTTCTGGAATCTACATGCTTATAATCAAATTTTGCAGATTGTTAGTGGTCCACAGTCCACATTTGAGACCGGAACGCCTCAGTCACCACTGCCATCACTCTCCATAGCTTGTTTCTTCAGAAGACAAATCATTCTCTCAAACTCTTCAGAATTCGATCATCTGGTCAGTTGATTCAGTTCTCTTATGACAATTTATTTGAAGTCTTATACATAGTTTTTGCTCTAATTTTTCGTTTTGAATTATTCGttaaagtttatttatttattcatttataattttggaatTGATGAGATATCTGGTCTGGGCTTCATATTACCCTAATTTATTGTTCTTTATTGTGATTGTGATTTTAGCTAAAGATTGGGtgatgtgtttttgttttgggtcatTTGATATGGTTTTGAGATTGGTTCGTATCTATGATTTTGGTTAGtgttaaagtaaataaatggGTATTTCATTCCTGCGGTTTTTGTGGAGGTACACCATTGTATCATGCTTATTTTCTCTTCTAATGATATGGTTCTATAATGTATTTGTTTGATCAGGCTGGTTTGATAAGCGCATGAGCTGTGCTGAAaagtggcaaaaaaaaaacttaaaatgtAGAGCAATAGGCTCCTTAAATACACATTTTCGCACTCAGCAAAATATGCTTTTAGATATAAAAAATGCCCGTTTGAATACAATAGTGGGGTAATAGGCTCTTTGAATACAATGATATAATAATAGGCTCTTGATAAGTGCtgagtttgttttttttttttgtttttttttttttacaaatatgtgagcttaattatgaatttgaatgcAATATTTTTGAACAATGATTTATAATAGAAAAACGACATACATACATTTTGAACAACGACTCTTTGATCATAGGATATTGGTATTGCTAGCAACTAGTTATGAGTATTTGTGTCCAAGAGGACCCCATTGTGAGCACAACTTTGACAAAGTGGTTATCGAGATAAGAGGTGCTAAGAAATTTGATATTCTGATTTGTTCAATTACATTGCACCATCTTATTATAGTTATAGCTAACCTCAACTGGCTTACTGAACAGTTGTAACTGATAAAAGAGTTATAACCAACACTATTTATTTGGATATGACAATTTTTTAACTGGCTTTCAGCAGTTGAATTAGTAGGTTAGTTGTAAATAGCTAGGGTTTTGTTTATGctctgtattttttgtttatttttcacttaatATCCTATAATAGGCTGTTGATAAGTGCtgattgtttattgcttgTTATTATCTAGATTGCAACGGactgaaattatttttataatactgGCGTGTAGGGAAATATGGTTTCTCCAATTAAGTTGATGATTGCAGAGGAAGAAAAGTTCCAAGGAAAAGCATTCTCCCTATCCCATACAAAGACTGCAATCTGTACCATAAAGGAGAAATTCAGTCAGCAACAGCTACAAAGGTTTGAAGAGagttgttttggtcatctCCTACTGATTGAGGACCTAAAGTGGACTTCGCCAATTGTCCACAGCTTGTTACTGAGGAAGGTTGATTCGAAGACAGTTTCCCAAGTGAACGGGATCAAATTCATCATTGGCAATAAGGTGATCCAATTCACGGCACAGCAATTTTGCGTCGTCACAGGGCTAAGGTTTGGAAACCTTCCCTTCATTCCGATTGCCACTAATGAGAACTGCTCATTGAAAAGGAAGTACTTTGGCAACGATAAAACTGTCAACCTTTTGGAATTAGAAAAAGCCTTCCTCGACTACGTTGATGCGGACGATGTATTGAAGCTCGGATTTGTATACTTTGCTGTGTTTGTGCTGTTGGACAGTGAAAAACATGTCCACATTGACATGCGATATTTGAAGTTGGCGAAAGACCTTGAAGAGTTTGTGAAGTGTCCATGAGGTGCTGTGTTTTATGCCAAGACAAATGCGTCACTTCTGAGGGCACTTTGTGTAGATTACCAGCGAGTGAAAGTGCCCCAAAAAGCtgcgaaaataaaaaaatctgaaaagaaagcaaagacAACAGCAACTAGTTGACCAAGAGAGTACCACCTCAAAGGTTTTGCCTTTGCACTACAGGTGagcaaattttcattcatgtttaagttaaatttcatttgtttacaGTGAGTGACGTTTTCTTCCTCAAACCAGATTTGGGCTTATGAGGTATTTCCAGTTTTGGCTGCACTACATTTGGTGGTGCACAAAGATAATGCCTACATCCCTCTTATACTACATTGGAGGAGCAATATTTCGACTCGTTTTCATGAGCTAATGAGCCAAGTATTCGAGAACCGTGAGGTTAGTTATGTTTTTAATGATAATGTTAggcatataaaaatataataagttTACTGATATGTATATTGTCTGTGTAAATTGCAGGTTGATGTGCAACTTCTCCGGCCATCTGTAATTGACAAGCAGCAGCCGTAATGGACTTGGGGTGACAGTGTTGACGACACTGAAGAACTTGTTGAGTTGTTTGGCGATGATGCTGAACAAAAAACCAGCACTTCTACCTctgtagaagaaaaagatgaggATATTGACGAAACTGCTAGCCTTCCGTCGTCTTCTAAGGCAAGCATTACATTTTTTCCAATATATACATCATAATACCATAGGAAAATAACTGCTGTATTTGGGATATATTTTGTAAATATTGTAACATTTGCATTATAACTAAATGCAGGGTAAACTCGCGTCCCTTGAGTTACGCACTTTGAAGCGTGACTTTCAAAGGACAAAGGATGAATTGGCCAAAGTAGCCAGTTCTAATCGAGCGCTTCACAACAAAGTGCATGAGTTGGAAGAAATGGTATAGAAAGAGTCATTGAAATGTGAGAGAGtctgcaaaaaataaaaagtgtgtGGAGGATTTCGGCAAGACCCTCGCTTCCATGGAACACTATTTTAAGTTGGAGATAGAGCagctaaaaaaatgaaatagtgGGTTGAATGAAGGTGGTGAAGGACATGAGGACCTCGGTAGTCCTCATATGAATGAAGGAGACGACAATGACTTGTCGCCATTACATGACTATGTTAGCCGCCTACAGAACTGGCAGCAATGGAAACATAAGTCCCCGATGATGGAGCCGACCCTCGCAGCCATGTAGTCGAAGAGCAGAAATGGCCGCTTCAGTTCCTCACTTACAAGTGCATGAAGCAGCTGAGCAGGCACAATCCGAGAAGCTGCCTACCTCGGAAGATGTGGCCGGGTGTGACGAAATCTGCCAAAGActattgtttttgttagaaGATTGGAAAATAACTGACAGTATGCCATCGGGAGGTCCGATGAATCCTTCAAGTATACCCAAAGTTAATATGGCTGGTGATGAAGAAGGTAGTGCGagtgttgaaaaaaaaagaagtgaaagGTAAATGGTGCAGAAAGAAGCACCCAGCGCAGACATTGTTGAGTCTATTTACTGATcctttgaggaagaagagggcGATGAGTGTGTCAGATGCGACTGCAACCCTGCCATCTTTTGATCCATCAAAACCCCTACCCATTGAAGATGTGAAGGCGGTAATAGAGTTTTGCACTACCTGAAAAAACGATATTAGGTTAGGATTCTTTACCTTCGAAATCCAATATTTCATGTTATGCTAGTATGTAGTCATATAGTaatgagaaaatgtagagTTTGCTTGATATACATGTGTATATTTGTCATAAACAAAGTCAGAATTTTGAGATGAGTACAAAATTCACCGTTGCAAGTTTGCCTTTTGTAGTGCGGAAGTGCAATTGGAATCATGTTTAGTGGGCGTTGATTTTTTCTATAAACTCATCGATGATACGGAATGGATTAGCTCAAGGGTAAGAATACACAAATCTCTACTTAATTACgataattcaattattttctcgCCTTTATTAAGGGTACAATTGTATGAAATTGTGCTGATATTATATATGTCAACTTGCAGCACCTGGACATGGCAACCTTTCTCATCTAGAAAAGGCAATTCTCTCATTCGTTGGTATTTGGAACTCACTAGACAACGGCAGATTATTGCTTGCAGGTAAACATGTTACCATGTTACATTCACTGCTTCATTTGCTTTCGGTTGTCATTCTGTAATATGCCTTCATTTCAATGTCTGCAGCAATTTCTAGAGCCGATCAAATCGACTGCCAAGAAACGTGGATCAAAGAAGGCAGCTATTTCGAACACCATTGACCTTCTACCCAGCAAGCTAAACAATATACATCACTATGTACGCGGTACGTGGCAACACGGGTATGGCCAAGCTTGGACAAAGGTCCGGAAGGTCTATTTTCCATATAATCTTCAAGGGTCCCATTGGGTTGCAATCGAAATTGATTTCGTCAGACATACTGCAACTGTGTATGACTCCTACGTTGGTTTTGCCAAAACTTCGAAGCTGGCACGAGTGCTGTACAATATGCAATTTTATGAAGCTTCCGAGGTTGAAGAGGTTAAGCAACAGGGGCTGAAGATGTCAAGGTTTATGCCATTCTCAGTTTGCAGCATTGGAGATGTGCCACAACAATGAGATGGGTAAGCTTTGTGAATTTAGTGCAAAATTTTACATAACTGTAGTTCTAATTTCCCAACTTATTGGCCTGACAGTACTTCTTGCGGAATCATGACAATAAAATTCATCGAGCATCTCAGTGCTAGGATTTCGTTGGATAAAGTTGACCCTTTGAAGATCAAATCTTACCGACTGAAGCTTGCAATAGAGGGTTTAAGGGGAAAGGCATATTTATGAGGTAAATGTCTTAATGTCTGTGGATTGAGTTCAGTCTGGACTTATGACTTGGGAATTAACTGTGCTAATTAATTATGTCATGAACTCCTTTATATGAAGATGCAGATGTAGATGCTTTGCTAGAGGTACTTTATATGGTAATCCAGCCATTTTGCTAGAGCTAGTTGGTTTAGTTATCATGTGTACGAAGGTGAAATCATTTCCCGGGTCTTCAGCCCTACTGATTTTCTGTGAGGTGTAATATTGTACAGTCTAGAAGCAGTGGCTAATTGCCTTACATGGCATACACACCGTTTCGATTTTTTAGGTTAACTATTTTGTACATctccatatataaatatagttGCTCTTTATGGAGGCTTGCCTTACATGGTATAACAGTTTGCAATTTCTGGTCATTTTTGTAGCCATTGTTCACATTTTGTCTCTGTGGTTTTGTTCGCAATTTATGTGATATAGGTATATTTCATTTCCTGCACTAGGAATCTGTTAGTGAACTTAGTGAAGCATACAGCTTTCTTAAGATTTCTCAATTTAGTTTTGCCTTAGTtccttttaaataatttatgcagCAATTCTACTTTTCTGCTTAACATTATGTTgttattggaatttggaacCTCATACTGTGATTAAGTAATTGTGAGTGAAGCAGCAGTTGGAGAGATGACACTGCATTTCTGTCAGCGTTACAAGTAAGTATCAATTTTCTATTGTCTTGTCATACATGTATGCATATCCACTAATGTAAGCTGCTATGTCTTGTAACAGTTCATGCTTTTATGTGAAAGTTCTCAATACATTGAATGTTGTTACAGCTGTGATGTTTGATGCAATTTTGGTTATgaactttttattaattttggatTAAGAATTTGTTTGTAGAGGAAGCTTTTATTAGTAATCCCATTTTTGGTGGTTTTGAAAgtgagagaggaagcttgctctctagtTGTGGTTGTCCCTTTGTTGGGTAGAAAATGCCTTATTTATAGCTCTGGAAGCTATtcttttccaagaaaccctaatggtttctatccaATTTAGCCaaactttttcctttctttcttctcctttccTTTGACTTATCTTATAATGGTAAAAATCTCCTCTGCCCAATCtcacaaaatcaggaatttttgggagctcaatgCTCTCCACCCCTATTCTCAGCCATcccctttcctttctttccttcctcaTTTCATGGCCAGATCTGATGAAGGAAATAAATGGGTATACATGTTGGTTCGAATGGTGCCCCTCCTCCTGGCAGCCTGCACGCTAAAATCCCCTAGTCTTTGCATGCCTTTGCTTGAAATTTGTTCCCCCCTATGTGCTGGAACTTCCCAACAGCTCTGCGTATGTGGACATCCTTGCTCCCTTCatggcttttgtttttcagcCAAGTGCTGAGGCTTTTGTAGGTCGATATTTTAGTTACATGGGCCTTCTATGACTATGGGTTGGTTTATCAAATAAATGGGCTAACCTCCCCAAGTGTTGGCCTATTTTGTTGAGGTATTGGGCTAATTTCTCTAGGATATTGGgctactttctctctctctcttttatgctcacccacatgtttgggcTCCTGAAATGGACTTGAGTttcgaggctcccaagcaacctgagacttccatttcttggcccatcaatgggcctcatgacaacttgttaccatccataccacaacccactcaagcaaacCCCGGGCATTTGAGTAGCTTGGGCttacttaagcttgtagcgtggttTAGGTGGGAAATAGTGATCTCCCGCTTGGCATGACACGCTTTTTATTATGATGTTTGACGGGGTAATTAGCATGAATTTGTAGAGCTAGTGCATTTTATAATATTCATCTCAATTCCTAGCACGACGGATTATTcatttggcatggcatgtggAGCGTGACTCGTGCATGGCGGACTTTTGCATGCTCCAAATTGGGTCTTTTCTCAATAATGTGTCGTATTGGGCCAGGGATTTATTTGGGCCCAAccgtggattttttgggcctcaacaaacagaaaatgattcatgcataatcattaaactcagcgcctcttcgaaactgattcatgcataattagaaaataaaagtaccttattagctgctttcccttatagctttctctcacaacaatttttaacaataagtgattttctcatagtttatcaaacgggttgggcttcccaaaattttttaaaaatcacttatcaccccaaaaaaacaatGCCAAACGggcaccaaatcaaaatataaaaaattggttttagtgcaaaatacgatttaggctaaaaatgatggctcattaagttaatatatacttcatattaaaatcctataaaatcaagttttcttatttgatatgTAAGGAATGAAAgctgccaaaaattatcttgagaaaatgattattctgaaaaatcaattttcatacttagccaatatttttacataaaacaatttttcaatatgtatgatatgaatgcgTGAAGGGACCTAAGGTCAATCTAGGTAAAAAGCCTTATATATTCAATCTACAAAGAGTTTTACAAGAATAACCTAACTCTTACGTATTGAAGaaatattttcttgaaaaagcTCTCCTTAAGACAGTACTCATAAAGCTCCAAAGTTTGAGAGCTAGAGCCCAAAAGAAATGCAGATAAAgcccaaaatcaaaatgacaaCAGACCTCAAAAATGATGTAAATGCCCTAAAATGAGGAACATTGCACTAATATATGTCATCTCTTATGTCAAATAGTTTGAGACGCCTTGGGAGGTAAAGAGAacttttttagtttattagaGATATTTCTGGTTTATTGTagtgtgtatatatttttttgaagcTGATGCAGTTCTCTTTGATAATGAACATGAGTGTTTTGtatggttttatttattaactATGAATTAGAATATTATCGTTTCATATCGATGAGtttattttgtatataattttttttaaccttttaCACGTAGACCCCTGGAATGAAAATTCCTAGATCCGCCACTGGGTAGAGCAATACCCGTCCAAGGGTTACCTCCCAAACCTGCTTTGAATATGTGGTctgtttttattataaaatatttatgctgcattataatttataacgCCTTAATTTCATcataaattatcattcaactCAATTGGCACATGAGATGGCACTATAGGGGAAAAGTGGGTCAAACTCTCCTTCTCCTCCCTCAAGTGCACCCAGATTTGATTCGTGTAGGAGACAATCTTGATGCAACCCAATATAATACTATTCTCTCTCACTCCCCAGcgaataacaaaaacaaaaaaacaaaaatcaatttaattataaaatttaactaaataactcaaaataatctcaatttaatttgacaaaatatatatattatatagttattgattatattatattacaatcATACATAGCCACATTATATTAggtattaattaaaaattaactaTACCATTCAGGCTCGTCCTTGATtaggaatttttaaaattcagtaATCTTGTACCTgcccttaatttttttccagaaattcTCCCCGTTAGGCTCAGGGACCTGATGAGGCCCCAGCCTGATTTTAAAACACTACTAGCCCTAtggcacatgctcacgcatgtgccaattgattttcttttttcttttttattttatttttagaattaaaaaaagataacatgggtagttatgttctataaaagtaggacttattatctgattttgttttaatttttaattttttaatataaaaaaatataaatataccatattatcctcatttaattaataatttcaattcttaatactTGAATTAactttgaatgtttcaccattctcgccattttgctttatatatatagatatagatgAACTGAACTGAACTAGAgaaatgctagcaaccttctctctaaccttATCCTTTGGACAttctcccttttttgtttgacatgtgtcattctccttacacttaaaacaatgtcattaatatattatacaatttaacttttgctttcaaactttgcccttattaaatgtattcaatttattcaaaaaaatttcacaacttttaccatcttttatttatttatttttttaacgtcaattattttttatgttataaaaaacttaataagattgtaagaaagttgtgaaatttttttggataaatggaatacatttaataagggtaaacttggaaagcaaaagttagcttgtataatatattaatgacattattttaagtgtaagaagaatgacacatgtcaagcaaaaaaaggagaaagtccaaaggagaaggttagagagaaggttgctagcattccccAATGGATTAATTGgtctaatttaattatttttttgttttgcagatgGCAGCATTTTATTGGTAACTTCCACCGGTCCTAGACTAGAACCGTGAGCACCAAACTTCTCCCCTGTAATAAGTAATTTCTCTCCCCTCTC belongs to Prunus persica cultivar Lovell chromosome G4, Prunus_persica_NCBIv2, whole genome shotgun sequence and includes:
- the LOC109948652 gene encoding uncharacterized protein LOC109948652, giving the protein MVIDDNPNNSAGEANKLMREIRTFEFVFHLFLMKVILGLTNSVSQALQRKDQEIVNAMALMKSCKEKLHWMRNNEFNALVNEVSSFCEKHHIDVPNMQEAFILPRRSRHNTRIKINRHHYLVELFIYVIDEQIMELDDRFNEVNTKLLICLACLSPKDSFIAFDKLKLLCLAQFYPQDFSDEDRLALEDLLEIYIHYVRSSCDFSQLEGIGDLARKNGGDKDASSIQLCAFAYYIVFSFTSCNCFSGEGIFNHEYY